One Mycolicibacterium goodii genomic region harbors:
- a CDS encoding FadR/GntR family transcriptional regulator produces the protein MTAAKPALVPVRQIPAHELVVDQMRRALELGQFRPGDRLPTERELSEMLDVSRTTVRTAVAVLEREGLIAVRRGRGGGFTVQAPEYDPVEMRREMRRNKRAVRDAFDYRVVVETGATRLAAERRRAADLNELHKLLNGMDEALKTALDDQSPKHTTEFQTLDSAFHLGIAQAAQNDRLLDAVADARRRMWLPVGAIFGRLEPNANDFHESILEAIENREPELAAARMEAHINDTRHTIESWLKR, from the coding sequence ATGACAGCAGCGAAACCAGCGTTGGTCCCGGTCCGGCAGATCCCGGCCCATGAGCTCGTCGTGGACCAGATGCGGCGGGCCCTGGAGCTCGGGCAGTTCCGTCCGGGCGACCGGTTGCCGACGGAGCGCGAGCTCTCCGAGATGCTCGACGTCTCGAGGACGACGGTCCGCACCGCGGTGGCCGTGCTGGAACGCGAGGGTCTCATAGCGGTCCGCCGGGGCCGCGGCGGCGGGTTCACGGTGCAGGCCCCCGAATACGATCCGGTCGAGATGCGCAGGGAGATGCGTCGCAACAAGCGCGCTGTCCGCGACGCCTTCGACTATCGCGTGGTCGTCGAGACCGGCGCGACCCGGCTCGCGGCCGAGCGACGGCGCGCGGCGGACCTCAACGAACTGCACAAGCTGCTCAACGGTATGGACGAGGCGCTCAAGACCGCGCTCGACGACCAGTCGCCCAAGCACACCACCGAATTCCAGACATTGGACTCGGCATTCCATCTCGGCATCGCGCAGGCCGCCCAGAACGACCGCCTGCTTGACGCGGTGGCCGACGCGCGCCGGCGGATGTGGCTGCCGGTCGGCGCGATCTTCGGCAGGCTGGAGCCGAACGCCAACGACTTTCACGAGTCGATCCTCGAAGCGATCGAGAACCGGGAACCCGAGTTGGCAGCGGCCCGGATGGAAGCCCACATCAACGACACCCGCCACACCATCGAGTCCTGGCTCAAGCGCTGA
- a CDS encoding SDR family NAD(P)-dependent oxidoreductase: MSNKVIVTGGAGVIGQAICRRLLLSGYVPVAADLKGAVDGLDLVRAGMAGAVKVAMDVSDRESVHSAVDSVVGDGETVYGLVNCAGVLRDSFLGELDEAKLELMFQVNIAGMARVTDVVAPLLGEGSAIVNIGSLTGHFGRFRGASVYGATKAGIAAYTRYLAEELAPRGIRVNNIAPGVIRAPMSPAMARVSGGEQVSAGYAMLNRIGEPEEVAEAVEFMLSPRASFITAQTLLVDGGVVAW; this comes from the coding sequence TTGAGTAACAAGGTGATCGTGACGGGTGGGGCGGGGGTGATCGGTCAGGCGATCTGCCGCCGGTTGCTGTTGAGTGGTTATGTCCCGGTGGCGGCGGATCTCAAGGGTGCGGTGGATGGCCTTGATCTGGTGCGGGCGGGTATGGCCGGTGCGGTCAAGGTCGCGATGGATGTGTCGGACCGTGAGAGCGTGCACAGTGCGGTGGATTCGGTGGTCGGGGACGGCGAGACGGTTTACGGATTGGTCAACTGTGCTGGGGTTCTGCGGGATTCGTTTCTGGGTGAGCTGGACGAGGCGAAGTTGGAGTTGATGTTCCAGGTCAACATCGCCGGGATGGCGCGGGTGACCGATGTGGTGGCGCCGTTGCTGGGTGAGGGCAGCGCGATCGTCAACATCGGCAGCCTCACCGGGCATTTCGGCCGGTTCCGCGGCGCGTCGGTGTACGGGGCCACCAAGGCCGGGATCGCCGCCTACACCCGGTATCTGGCCGAGGAGCTGGCCCCGCGCGGCATCCGGGTCAACAACATCGCCCCCGGGGTGATCCGGGCCCCGATGAGCCCGGCGATGGCGCGGGTGTCCGGCGGAGAACAGGTCAGCGCCGGTTATGCGATGCTCAACCGCATCGGCGAGCCCGAAGAGGTCGCCGAGGCCGTGGAGTTCATGCTCTCCCCGCGCGCGTCGTTCATCACCGCCCAGACCCTGCTCGTCGACGGCGGGGTGGTGGCCTGGTGA